The following coding sequences are from one Epilithonimonas vandammei window:
- a CDS encoding aldehyde dehydrogenase family protein produces MSTTAEQTQNSSTLAWPEFKAKYDNYIGGKFVPSAGGQYFDVVSPINGKVFTQAAHSNKEDLEAAVNAATEAFRTWKDNSPAERSIILNKIADRIEQNLEYIATVETIDNGKAVRETLAADIPLAIDHFRYFASVIRAEEGSHNELDKDTVSLIVHEPLGVIAQIIPWNFPILMAVWKLAPALAAGNCVVLKPAESTPISIMILMELIGDLLPAGVINVVNGFGAELGRALVTNPKVNKAAFTGSTATGRLVMQYATENIIPVTLELGGKSPNVFFNSVMDADDEFLDKAVEGAVLFCLNQGEICTCPSRLLVQEDIADKFIAKVVERVKAIKTGNPLDKTVMMGAQASQIQKDKILSYIKLGKEEGAEVLVGGDVNNVGEGLENGYYIQPTIFKGNNKMRIFQEEIFGPVLAFTTFKDEAEALEIANDTIYGLGAGVWTRDAHQLYQIPRHIEAGRVWVNQYHAYPAGAPFGGYKQSGIGRENHKMMLDHYRQTKNMLISYNKNKLGFF; encoded by the coding sequence ATGAGCACAACAGCAGAACAAACCCAGAATTCATCGACTTTGGCTTGGCCAGAGTTCAAAGCTAAGTATGATAATTACATCGGTGGAAAATTTGTTCCATCCGCAGGCGGACAATATTTTGACGTTGTTTCTCCTATCAACGGGAAAGTGTTCACACAGGCAGCACATTCTAACAAAGAAGACTTGGAAGCAGCGGTTAATGCAGCAACAGAAGCCTTTAGAACTTGGAAAGATAATTCTCCAGCAGAAAGAAGTATTATTCTAAACAAAATTGCGGATAGAATAGAGCAAAACTTAGAATATATCGCAACTGTAGAAACTATTGATAACGGAAAAGCGGTAAGAGAAACTCTAGCTGCAGATATTCCTTTGGCGATTGACCATTTCAGATATTTCGCTTCTGTAATTAGAGCTGAGGAAGGTTCGCATAATGAATTGGATAAAGACACCGTTTCATTAATCGTTCACGAGCCACTTGGAGTAATCGCACAAATCATCCCTTGGAATTTTCCGATTCTGATGGCTGTTTGGAAACTCGCTCCAGCTTTGGCAGCTGGTAACTGCGTAGTTTTGAAACCGGCAGAAAGCACACCTATTTCTATTATGATATTAATGGAATTGATTGGAGATTTGCTTCCAGCAGGAGTTATAAACGTAGTGAATGGTTTCGGGGCAGAATTGGGAAGAGCTTTGGTGACCAATCCAAAAGTTAACAAAGCGGCTTTCACAGGATCTACAGCAACTGGCCGTTTGGTAATGCAGTACGCAACAGAAAACATTATTCCAGTGACTTTGGAATTGGGTGGTAAGTCACCTAACGTATTTTTCAACTCAGTAATGGACGCAGATGATGAGTTCTTGGATAAAGCGGTAGAAGGCGCAGTCCTTTTCTGTCTTAACCAAGGTGAGATCTGTACCTGCCCGTCAAGACTGTTGGTTCAGGAAGATATTGCTGACAAATTCATCGCCAAAGTCGTGGAGAGAGTAAAAGCCATCAAAACCGGTAATCCGTTAGATAAGACCGTGATGATGGGGGCACAAGCTTCTCAGATCCAAAAAGATAAAATATTGTCTTACATCAAGTTAGGTAAAGAAGAAGGTGCGGAAGTCCTTGTAGGTGGCGATGTTAACAATGTTGGAGAAGGCCTTGAGAACGGTTACTATATCCAGCCGACGATCTTCAAAGGAAACAATAAGATGAGAATCTTCCAGGAGGAGATCTTCGGGCCTGTATTGGCGTTCACTACTTTCAAAGATGAGGCGGAGGCTTTAGAAATTGCAAATGACACGATTTATGGTCTTGGCGCTGGCGTTTGGACTAGAGATGCACACCAGTTGTACCAGATCCCCCGTCATATCGAAGCTGGTAGAGTATGGGTTAACCAATACCACGCTTACCCTGCAGGAGCACCTTTCGGAGGTTACAAACAATCCGGTATCGGTAGAGAAAATCACAAAATGATGCTCGACCACTACCGTCAGACCAAAAATATGCTGATCTCCTACAACAAAAACAAACTAGGATTCTTCTAA
- the adhP gene encoding alcohol dehydrogenase AdhP — protein MIPKTMKAAVVQGYGQPLKIMEVPVREPGRYEVLVKVIACGVCHTDLHAVDGDWPAKPKMPLIPGHEGVGIVVACGPEAMVKEGDAVGVPWLYSACGCCDYCITGWETLCEAQQNGGYSVDGGFAEYVIADSRYVGHLKDNVNFLEIAPILCAGVTVYKGLKETETKPGEWVAISGIGGLGHVAVQYAKAMGMHVAAIDVADDKLELAKKLGADLVVNAKETDPGTYLHKEVGGMHGALITAVSPIAFKQGIDVLRRKGTIALNGLPPGSFELPIFETVLKRITVRGSIVGTRKDLQEALDFANEGLVKATVTSAKLEDINEVFDKMKAGQIDGRIVLDIAGQN, from the coding sequence ATGATTCCAAAAACAATGAAAGCGGCCGTTGTACAAGGTTACGGACAGCCATTGAAAATTATGGAAGTTCCGGTAAGAGAACCCGGACGCTATGAAGTATTAGTAAAAGTAATTGCCTGTGGCGTTTGTCATACAGACTTACACGCTGTAGATGGAGACTGGCCTGCAAAACCAAAAATGCCATTGATTCCCGGACACGAAGGTGTAGGAATTGTGGTAGCTTGCGGTCCGGAAGCAATGGTAAAAGAAGGCGATGCAGTTGGAGTGCCTTGGTTGTATTCGGCTTGTGGATGTTGCGATTATTGTATCACGGGATGGGAAACATTATGTGAAGCTCAGCAAAACGGAGGCTACAGTGTAGATGGAGGTTTTGCAGAATATGTAATTGCAGATTCCAGATATGTAGGACATTTAAAAGATAATGTGAACTTCCTTGAAATTGCTCCGATTCTTTGCGCTGGAGTAACAGTTTATAAAGGACTTAAAGAAACCGAAACAAAACCTGGAGAATGGGTCGCCATTTCCGGAATCGGTGGATTAGGGCATGTTGCAGTTCAATATGCAAAAGCAATGGGAATGCACGTTGCAGCGATAGATGTTGCTGATGATAAATTGGAATTGGCTAAAAAATTAGGTGCGGATTTAGTTGTAAATGCCAAAGAAACCGATCCTGGAACCTATCTTCACAAAGAAGTTGGAGGAATGCACGGTGCATTGATTACCGCTGTTTCTCCAATTGCTTTCAAACAAGGGATAGATGTTTTGAGAAGAAAAGGCACGATTGCGCTCAATGGACTTCCGCCGGGTTCTTTTGAACTTCCGATTTTCGAAACGGTTCTTAAGAGAATTACTGTAAGAGGGTCTATTGTTGGAACCAGAAAAGATTTACAAGAGGCACTTGATTTTGCAAACGAAGGTCTGGTAAAAGCAACAGTAACTTCTGCAAAACTGGAAGATATCAACGAAGTATTTGACAAAATGAAAGCCGGTCAAATCGACGGACGTATTGTTCTGGACATCGCTGGACAAAATTAA
- a CDS encoding DUF779 domain-containing protein: METKDKISRLSVTEKALEVIWELEKKHGELMFYQAGGCCEGTQPQCFEKGGYFPRMNDAMIGTINGHEFWIDRDLFEYWKYSHFTLDVLDGWGPGGFSLETPLGKTFKVHYRLFTPDELENLEPVKRSE, translated from the coding sequence ATGGAAACCAAAGATAAAATTTCAAGACTTTCTGTAACCGAAAAAGCTTTAGAAGTCATCTGGGAACTGGAAAAAAAACACGGTGAACTGATGTTCTATCAAGCCGGTGGATGTTGCGAAGGAACTCAGCCACAATGTTTCGAGAAAGGTGGCTATTTCCCAAGGATGAATGACGCAATGATTGGAACCATCAACGGTCACGAGTTCTGGATAGACCGCGACTTGTTTGAATATTGGAAATATTCCCATTTCACATTAGATGTTTTAGATGGTTGGGGACCGGGCGGATTTTCTCTGGAAACGCCTTTGGGTAAAACCTTCAAAGTTCATTATCGATTGTTCACACCGGATGAATTGGAAAATCTTGAGCCGGTCAAGCGAAGCGAGTAA
- a CDS encoding dicarboxylate/amino acid:cation symporter, translating to MNSSFWKNYSNIILLLIGIFIGSLVGIFAPDFVIYLKPIGDIFLNLLFVTVIPLVFFAIVSAISGIEQQNQLGKIIGTMALTFLSFILISATFCIIMVYFFPTETPKNISETISENLQNNANINDQIVGFFTVSEFYHLFSRQNMLALLVFSFLVGISIRKSGEKGKLFQNFILSGNEVMKQLLLLIMKVAPIGLGAYFAYQVGTIGPQLFGFYAKPLGLYYIAGTIYFIVFFSLYAFIWKSGNGVKAFWKESLLPTATAISTCSSLATMPVAIESAKRMGVPASIANVVIPIGITIHKNGSSISSIIKIYVAFQLLGWNFFEPMNLIMALGITVFVSAVAGGIPNGGYIGEMLMISVYKIPPDVVPAVIIIGTLVDPLATVLNSVGNILASMIVSKFVKTEPV from the coding sequence ATGAACTCTTCTTTTTGGAAAAACTACAGCAACATTATTCTGCTTCTCATCGGGATTTTCATCGGAAGTCTGGTTGGGATTTTCGCACCTGATTTTGTAATTTATCTGAAACCGATTGGCGATATTTTCCTGAATCTATTATTTGTAACAGTAATTCCCTTGGTATTTTTTGCGATTGTTTCTGCCATTTCTGGTATCGAACAACAAAATCAATTGGGCAAAATCATCGGAACGATGGCTTTGACATTCTTGAGTTTCATTTTGATTTCGGCCACGTTTTGCATCATAATGGTTTATTTTTTCCCAACCGAAACGCCGAAAAACATCAGCGAAACCATCTCAGAAAATCTTCAGAATAATGCTAATATTAATGACCAAATCGTAGGATTCTTCACTGTCAGCGAGTTCTATCATTTGTTCTCGAGACAGAATATGCTAGCATTGTTGGTCTTTTCCTTTTTGGTTGGAATTTCCATTAGAAAATCGGGAGAAAAAGGAAAACTGTTCCAAAACTTCATCCTTTCCGGAAACGAAGTGATGAAACAGCTTTTACTATTAATAATGAAAGTTGCACCGATTGGATTAGGCGCTTATTTCGCTTATCAAGTCGGAACGATTGGACCTCAACTTTTCGGATTTTATGCCAAACCTTTGGGATTGTATTATATAGCTGGAACCATTTATTTCATCGTATTTTTCAGTCTTTATGCTTTCATTTGGAAATCTGGAAATGGTGTAAAAGCTTTTTGGAAAGAAAGCCTTTTACCAACTGCAACCGCTATCAGTACTTGTAGTAGTCTCGCAACAATGCCAGTCGCTATTGAATCTGCAAAAAGAATGGGCGTTCCTGCTTCTATCGCCAATGTTGTCATTCCGATTGGAATTACGATTCACAAAAATGGTTCGTCTATTTCTTCGATTATCAAGATTTATGTTGCATTTCAGTTACTTGGTTGGAATTTCTTTGAACCAATGAATCTGATAATGGCTTTGGGAATTACAGTTTTCGTAAGTGCAGTCGCTGGTGGAATCCCCAATGGCGGTTACATCGGGGAAATGTTGATGATTTCGGTTTACAAAATTCCACCAGATGTTGTTCCCGCAGTTATCATTATCGGAACTTTGGTTGACCCTTTGGCGACGGTTCTCAATTCCGTCGGGAATATTTTAGCAAGTATGATTGTCTCTAAATTTGTGAAAACCGAACCTGTTTAA
- a CDS encoding CinA family nicotinamide mononucleotide deamidase-related protein, whose amino-acid sequence MKTAVLITIGDEILSGNTVDTNSNFIATQLKEIGIKVLSIFTIPDEESAIVATLGRAFEMADVVFTTGGLGPTKDDITKKAYADFFEDEMIFSDEIYEHLRVYLEKRNRLWILEHNKDQAMVLSKAKIFLNYFGTAPCMMLEKNATYCFSLPGVPYEVKPLVKDQIIPFLKDKLSLDHIVTRIVSVVDVPESILSETIEEWELALPKYISLSYLPVGTRVKLRLTASGTSQELLNVELENEIRKLIPIIGENIIATHEDKIEKILGEILSDKKLTISVAESCTGGELAHLITSVSGSSSYFLGSVVTYATQKKIDFLNVNPKTVEEFTVVSEQVASEMAIGCQNLFKTDISVSTTGVAGPSKGEDGKDVGTVFYTIRIGNEEVTSKLFLPHLERLDFMNFVSQKVIQDIVSLLIKK is encoded by the coding sequence ATGAAAACAGCAGTTCTGATTACTATCGGTGACGAAATCCTTTCGGGGAATACCGTTGATACCAATTCCAATTTTATTGCCACTCAGCTCAAAGAAATAGGGATAAAAGTGCTTTCTATATTTACAATTCCTGATGAGGAAAGTGCGATTGTTGCCACATTAGGAAGAGCTTTTGAAATGGCTGATGTGGTTTTTACAACCGGCGGATTGGGTCCAACGAAAGACGATATTACCAAAAAAGCTTATGCTGATTTCTTCGAAGATGAAATGATTTTCTCTGACGAAATCTATGAACATCTACGAGTTTATCTTGAAAAAAGAAACCGACTTTGGATTCTGGAACATAACAAAGACCAGGCAATGGTTTTGTCCAAAGCAAAGATTTTCCTCAATTATTTCGGAACGGCGCCTTGTATGATGTTGGAAAAAAATGCAACTTATTGCTTCAGTTTGCCGGGTGTTCCTTACGAAGTAAAACCTCTGGTAAAAGATCAGATTATTCCTTTTCTGAAAGATAAATTATCACTTGACCATATCGTAACCAGAATTGTTTCTGTGGTTGATGTTCCGGAAAGCATTTTGTCAGAAACCATTGAAGAATGGGAATTAGCTTTACCAAAATACATTAGTTTATCTTACTTGCCAGTGGGAACAAGAGTGAAGTTAAGATTAACAGCTTCAGGAACTTCTCAGGAATTGCTGAATGTAGAACTGGAAAACGAAATCAGGAAATTAATTCCAATCATCGGAGAAAATATCATTGCAACGCACGAAGATAAAATTGAAAAAATTCTCGGCGAAATTTTATCCGACAAAAAACTGACCATCTCAGTTGCGGAAAGTTGTACTGGTGGAGAATTGGCACATTTGATTACGTCCGTTTCTGGAAGCTCCAGTTATTTTTTGGGAAGCGTTGTAACATATGCGACTCAAAAGAAAATCGATTTTTTGAATGTTAATCCGAAAACAGTTGAAGAATTCACAGTTGTGAGTGAACAAGTGGCTTCTGAAATGGCGATTGGTTGTCAGAATTTATTTAAAACTGATATTTCGGTTTCTACCACTGGTGTTGCTGGTCCTTCAAAAGGCGAAGATGGGAAAGATGTAGGAACAGTTTTTTATACAATTAGAATCGGAAATGAAGAAGTAACTTCGAAGTTATTTTTGCCACATTTGGAACGACTTGATTTTATGAATTTTGTCTCGCAAAAAGTCATTCAAGATATTGTTTCATTACTCATCAAAAAATAA
- a CDS encoding dienelactone hydrolase family protein, whose product MKISITLLSLFLGIQIAFAQKLKTVTYKDGEQKLLGMVTSNSGKKLPGVLILPAWKGIDEEAKNAAIELEKQGYIAFIADIYGEGNLPAGNENAARLANTYKKNFNLYQKRISLALEELKKAGANVDKIAVIGYCFGGTGALEAARGNLPVVGVISIHGGLYKDSERPNNPITTKVLVEHPANDRSVPQVHYDAFVKEMNDGKADWQIITYANTTHTFTNPEAPDYNEVMAKRAWNHTLMFLKEILK is encoded by the coding sequence ATGAAAATTTCAATCACATTATTAAGTCTTTTCTTAGGAATTCAAATAGCATTTGCTCAAAAACTGAAAACAGTCACTTATAAAGATGGCGAACAAAAACTATTAGGAATGGTAACATCTAATTCTGGAAAAAAACTTCCCGGAGTTTTGATTCTTCCCGCTTGGAAAGGCATTGACGAAGAAGCCAAAAATGCCGCAATAGAATTAGAAAAACAAGGTTACATCGCTTTTATTGCAGACATCTATGGAGAAGGCAATCTTCCGGCAGGTAATGAAAATGCGGCTAGACTAGCCAATACTTATAAGAAAAATTTTAATCTTTACCAAAAGAGAATTTCGCTTGCTTTGGAAGAATTAAAAAAAGCGGGTGCCAATGTGGATAAAATTGCAGTTATCGGTTATTGCTTTGGAGGAACAGGAGCTTTGGAAGCTGCAAGAGGAAATCTACCTGTTGTTGGTGTAATCTCGATTCACGGCGGATTGTATAAGGATTCTGAAAGACCAAATAATCCAATCACAACTAAAGTTTTGGTAGAACATCCTGCTAATGACAGAAGTGTTCCTCAAGTCCATTACGATGCTTTTGTAAAAGAAATGAACGATGGCAAAGCGGATTGGCAAATTATTACTTACGCTAATACAACCCACACCTTTACCAATCCAGAAGCTCCAGATTATAACGAAGTAATGGCAAAACGTGCGTGGAATCATACATTGATGTTCTTGAAAGAAATTTTGAAATAA
- a CDS encoding MFS transporter: MIEGQSKLSKVQVLGMAVVAGICVSNIYYAQPILHQIAETFNVSESKMGIMVGLGQVGYGAGLLTLVPLGDKVNRKKLILILLAILFCILAGIGMVSNYNFIFLFSLLLGLTAVAAQVILPMAAELSGNEKGKNVGIIFTGILVGILMARVFSGYISECSNWKMVYYISAGFTIFSLTFVFFKLPSVKPTFKDSYFKLISSSFYQLKRFPQLRLLALMGGIAFSIFCSFWTTLTFLLIEQPYKYSSDTIGLFGMLRIAGALVAPMIGKASDKGGSGKTQLIASIILLAGSVIIFLFPNYLISIILAVIFIDVGVQSIQVTNVALIYRLDQNANSRINTIYMTSYFAGGAIGTFIGLKCWESGGWYYVGVQLVVFSIFVFLMNLFKTIKSNTNQ; the protein is encoded by the coding sequence ATGATAGAAGGACAATCGAAACTGAGTAAAGTTCAGGTTCTCGGAATGGCTGTCGTAGCAGGAATTTGTGTTTCAAATATCTATTACGCACAGCCAATTCTGCATCAGATTGCAGAGACATTCAACGTGTCCGAAAGCAAAATGGGAATTATGGTCGGCTTGGGACAAGTTGGTTATGGAGCAGGATTGTTGACCTTGGTTCCATTAGGAGATAAAGTCAACCGTAAAAAATTAATCCTGATTTTATTAGCCATTTTATTCTGCATTTTGGCAGGAATCGGAATGGTTTCCAATTATAATTTCATTTTTCTATTCAGTTTACTACTTGGTTTGACAGCAGTTGCAGCGCAGGTTATTTTACCAATGGCAGCCGAATTATCAGGTAATGAAAAAGGAAAAAACGTCGGGATTATCTTCACAGGAATACTTGTCGGAATTTTGATGGCAAGAGTTTTCAGTGGTTATATTTCTGAATGCAGCAATTGGAAAATGGTGTATTATATTTCGGCAGGATTTACGATTTTTTCATTGACTTTTGTTTTCTTCAAATTACCGAGTGTCAAACCGACGTTCAAAGACTCTTATTTCAAATTAATTTCATCATCGTTTTATCAGCTAAAACGATTTCCTCAACTGAGATTATTAGCATTAATGGGCGGAATTGCTTTCTCAATATTTTGCTCATTTTGGACAACCTTGACATTTCTTTTAATAGAACAACCATACAAATACAGTTCAGACACCATTGGTCTTTTCGGAATGCTGAGAATTGCAGGCGCATTAGTTGCTCCGATGATAGGAAAAGCTTCTGACAAAGGAGGTTCAGGGAAAACACAGTTGATTGCAAGTATTATTTTGTTGGCTGGTTCGGTTATTATTTTTCTGTTCCCCAATTATTTAATATCAATTATTTTGGCTGTGATTTTTATTGATGTTGGTGTTCAATCGATTCAGGTGACTAATGTTGCTTTGATTTACAGGTTAGACCAAAACGCGAACAGCCGAATTAATACTATTTATATGACTTCATATTTTGCAGGCGGTGCTATCGGAACTTTCATCGGTTTGAAATGCTGGGAATCGGGAGGTTGGTATTATGTCGGTGTACAGCTTGTTGTTTTCAGTATTTTTGTATTTTTGATGAACTTATTCAAAACTATAAAATCCAATACAAACCAATAA
- a CDS encoding aldo/keto reductase, which translates to MKKVTIKNTDLEIAPINFGGNVFGWTLDEKESFNILNKFTEGGFNFIDTADTYSWWVNGKGGQSEEIIGKWMKERKNRQDIVLATKVGSETKEHGFDISKKHILKSVDESLKRLGTDHIDLYYTHFDDNKTPVEETLSAYDEIVKAGKVRYIAASNVSPERLIESFEVAEKNNFPKYVALQPHYNLVEREKFETEYAPLVEKFGLSVFPYWSLAAGFLTGKYRTEEDFETTARGGGIKKYFDDKGKAVLAALDKVSEKHQSQPATVALAWLLANPLITAPIVSATSERQLQTIFDAPKLELDSEDLEILNQASK; encoded by the coding sequence ATGAAAAAAGTAACAATTAAAAATACAGATTTAGAAATTGCTCCAATCAATTTTGGAGGTAATGTTTTTGGATGGACTTTGGATGAGAAAGAATCATTCAATATTTTGAATAAATTCACAGAAGGTGGATTTAACTTCATCGATACAGCCGACACTTATTCTTGGTGGGTCAACGGAAAAGGCGGACAATCTGAGGAAATAATCGGAAAATGGATGAAAGAAAGAAAAAACCGTCAGGATATTGTACTGGCAACAAAAGTAGGTTCCGAAACCAAAGAACATGGATTTGACATCAGTAAAAAACATATTCTGAAATCTGTTGATGAATCTTTGAAACGTCTTGGAACAGATCACATCGATTTGTATTACACCCACTTTGATGATAACAAAACGCCTGTGGAGGAAACTTTATCAGCTTATGACGAAATCGTAAAAGCTGGAAAAGTAAGATACATCGCGGCTTCCAATGTTTCCCCAGAAAGATTAATTGAATCTTTTGAAGTGGCTGAAAAAAATAATTTCCCAAAATATGTTGCGCTTCAGCCACATTATAATTTGGTGGAAAGAGAAAAATTTGAGACAGAATATGCGCCTTTAGTAGAAAAATTTGGACTAAGTGTATTTCCTTATTGGTCTTTGGCAGCAGGTTTCTTAACTGGAAAATACAGAACAGAAGAAGATTTTGAAACAACAGCAAGAGGTGGCGGAATCAAGAAATATTTTGATGATAAAGGAAAAGCAGTTTTGGCAGCGTTGGATAAAGTTTCAGAAAAGCACCAATCTCAGCCTGCAACCGTTGCTTTGGCTTGGCTGTTAGCAAATCCATTAATCACTGCGCCAATCGTAAGTGCGACTAGCGAAAGACAACTGCAAACGATTTTCGATGCTCCGAAGTTAGAATTAGATTCGGAAGATTTGGAAATCCTTAACCAAGCTTCAAAATAA
- a CDS encoding alpha/beta fold hydrolase translates to MKKIFALTFLIISTLFFSQEKRPVLDIMLTNYDYPYPVHFLNFKSQNQDLKMAYMDIKPNKANGKTVVLLHGKNFNGAYWKTTIQALTKEGYRVIVPDQIGFGKSSKPTEYQFSFQQLAQNTKAILDELKLDKIYLLGHSMGGMLATRFTLMYPETVEKLILENPIGLEDWKLVAPYASIDKNYQTELKADYESTKKYQNGFYYDNKWKPEYDEWVYLLTGWIKSPDYPKVALVNAKTSDMIFTQPVVYEFQNLNLPTLLIIGTRDRTAIGKANVKDPKIAETMGRYDLLGKATQQKIKGSKLVEIENVGHLPHIEVFDQFIKPVKEFLKY, encoded by the coding sequence ATGAAAAAGATTTTCGCCCTCACATTTCTTATTATTTCGACCTTATTTTTCAGTCAAGAAAAACGTCCGGTTTTGGATATTATGCTGACGAATTACGACTATCCTTATCCAGTTCATTTCCTCAATTTCAAAAGTCAGAATCAGGATTTGAAAATGGCTTATATGGACATCAAACCAAATAAAGCAAATGGAAAAACCGTGGTTCTGCTTCACGGGAAAAACTTCAATGGAGCCTATTGGAAAACAACGATTCAGGCTTTGACAAAAGAAGGCTATCGAGTGATTGTTCCTGACCAAATTGGATTCGGAAAGTCATCAAAACCTACAGAATATCAATTCAGTTTTCAGCAATTGGCTCAAAATACGAAAGCCATTTTGGATGAATTAAAATTGGATAAAATTTATCTTTTGGGACATTCGATGGGTGGAATGCTGGCGACAAGGTTTACATTAATGTATCCTGAAACGGTTGAAAAATTAATTCTTGAAAATCCAATCGGATTGGAAGATTGGAAACTCGTTGCGCCTTATGCTTCTATCGACAAGAATTATCAAACCGAACTAAAAGCCGATTACGAATCCACAAAAAAATATCAAAACGGATTCTATTATGACAACAAATGGAAACCAGAATATGATGAATGGGTTTATCTGTTGACAGGCTGGATAAAGTCTCCAGATTATCCAAAAGTCGCTCTGGTAAACGCTAAAACTTCGGATATGATTTTCACACAGCCAGTGGTTTATGAATTTCAAAATCTGAATCTTCCAACCTTATTAATTATCGGAACAAGAGACAGAACAGCCATAGGAAAAGCCAACGTAAAAGACCCGAAAATAGCTGAAACGATGGGACGATACGACTTATTGGGAAAAGCTACTCAACAAAAAATAAAAGGTTCAAAATTGGTAGAAATCGAGAATGTAGGACATCTTCCGCACATCGAGGTTTTTGACCAATTCATCAAACCAGTTAAAGAATTTTTAAAATATTAA
- a CDS encoding DUF6157 family protein: MKTHTTNYTNTLIEIAEDSPVLASVIPVVKNDKKTIANYQYEKLTKHPLKYTSDELLFEIFAERNDISSSELEQEKQNYFSKGQACLRTSPLAKKNGFGIFHNQNSKVKLIPAESEEYQQLLKDDSIKKVKAMRSKK, translated from the coding sequence ATGAAAACCCACACAACCAATTACACCAATACTTTGATAGAAATCGCAGAAGATTCTCCGGTTTTGGCATCGGTAATTCCGGTTGTGAAAAATGATAAAAAGACGATTGCCAATTATCAATACGAGAAGCTTACTAAACATCCTCTGAAATATACTTCCGACGAATTACTCTTCGAAATTTTTGCGGAACGAAATGATATTTCGTCCTCAGAATTGGAACAAGAGAAACAAAATTATTTTTCAAAAGGTCAGGCTTGTCTGCGAACTTCGCCTTTAGCCAAGAAAAATGGATTTGGGATTTTTCATAATCAGAATTCGAAAGTCAAGTTGATTCCTGCTGAGTCGGAAGAATATCAGCAATTGTTGAAAGATGATTCTATCAAAAAAGTTAAGGCGATGAGGTCTAAAAAGTGA